Genomic DNA from Schistosoma haematobium chromosome 1, whole genome shotgun sequence:
GAATTGGTTCATAATACTGAGTATGTGTTCTTAGTGAAATAATCTCTTTGAATGTTTGCTGACTGAGTCATGATACACAGCAAACTTTTAATTAATTagaggaaataaataaaatacagacTTTGACCAACATGACTTGACAGATTAATTTTGCGTGACAATCTCGAGTGGATTATACTACAAGACATGATGTGTTGAATAGGTTGATATGATAAAGATATACAAAATCCTATATGATCTAATAGGAATGTCTCCACCaaaaacaattatatatatagttctgATCAGATGAGATGCTAATTCGAAATTATCAGTATCATCAGGGTACATACGAGGTCTTTGGAAAAGTCATTTCAACTGATTGGTTTGAATCTGTTATTATTTGATAGAAACATTCGGTGACTCGATACAAATGAAATAGTTACAGttaaatcattttcaaaacATTCAATCGTTGTTAAAATTGATATTTTGTCCAGCTCAAATTTTCAAAACTTTATTTTGTTACATAGGCGACACGGATTCCACGGTCAACATATTATAATTCCACCTGGTATATGTGTTCGTGATTTAAGGGAAAAAGGATTGTGGTCAGTGGGCTCCGCACTTAAATGCATAAAACTAAACCAGGAAAATCATAATTTTTACTGTCACAGGCCGCGAATAACATGGTTGCCGAATAATCAATTTCCACAAGGCATACCTCCATTCGGACCACAACCGATTCAAGATCCATTTGGAGGTTTCCAGCCGATTAATTATCGTGGTGAACCGAATGAAAATACGACAACCGAAGTGCATTTAGCTTAGAATCTTTGTTATAAAAACCTTTCAGCGTTATACAATTTTTTGATAAACACTACAatatgaaataatcaaaatatattttgcAATTGTACTGACCAAGATGGTGATATTTGtggaaaatatatatttacctggttcaattttatttaaacaacacACACGAAATGTTTTCTTCTACTTAGACTTTGAAAATCAGTCCACATGGATAACAAAATGATCGGATCAAGAATAAATGATTAATCTGCGGTTAATGGAATATTTTCAATTGCACAGTCAACATCACGGAATGATCATAATCAGACAATAACCGGAAGCCAACAACACTAGATAGGCACTTCGTTCTATCATGGTACcactcagcagtgtgcatccaacACTCCTCCACCAATGATCAAACCCGAGACCTTCAGTTCCTGGTGTAAACACCTGATCTCTAGACTACTGGGTGAAGCTGAACATCCTGGGTTTGAAACGTGGTATCCGCGTGATGGGTTCTCACTTCTGAGTGGCATCTTATGTGGAGGGAACATCCGTCCAGCACTTCCGTTTTTTAAGTGGTTAGATAATCACGATTATTCCCTAATGTTGACTATGAAATATTTCCGTTTTTATCAACCGTGCATGTTTTACCTACCCAACTTATTTTAAATCTTGAAATGATATTCATAGAGAATATGAGCCTTTTCCTCTCGATgcaaaatataaaatttcagCACAAAGAATATAGGgttatatatttgaataaagatttagtgaatatagtTTATGGGTCATCAGTGTGTTGTGTTTCCATGAAACATTTCCAAGCATAACGATTACATCAAAAGATTTTATTTATAGTGTGTGCTTTGTGGATTACCGAAGGAATATCAATCATACTGTAATAATATAACAACCTAATCAGACTCATTTATGTAGGACATCTCAATAAATGTAGTTGGATTATTGAATGGTTTTCACCGTATCAATAGGCTTTCACTCAACCCTGCATAACAAAAAATGTGAATTTTAGATGATAATGACAAATGATTAGTTTCATCGAAGTGAGATTCTAAAGTGAGTTATAGGTGAAATTGTTGTTCTGTTAATTCGAACTTCAATGTCGATTAATTACGAAAACCTTATCTTCATTTTGTGGATATTCACTGGGAGTTTTATCATCAATGATGTTACAACATACGTCTTGCAATCTGAACTGATTATACATACATATTCTTGACCACTGAAATACACATTTCATCCAATCATCAAACTTGAAATCACAACATGAGTAATAGAAGATCCAAACTAATCTGACGAACACATCCCATGTAGTCGACACAATAATATTCCCTGTGATAATTGCAACGTAGAAATAGTAGGcttcaattcattttataatgTGAGGTTGTATATCCAGTAATACCATAAGCAAATGAATCAATCGATAACTTGACATTAAAAATTacgttattattcattaaatatgaCATAATGGTAATATTTTGATTTAAGGTATATTCCGCTAACTGTCAGATAACAACCATTCACTAAAAAGTAGGATTAAACTATCAATGTTGTACAGTTGCTCTTATGGTATattaccatatatatatttcaaatgtaTATGAGGTAATATTTCGATTCATCTTGAAAGTATAAACCG
This window encodes:
- a CDS encoding hypothetical protein (SECRETED:SignalP(1-21)), whose product is MSSSFIILFVVLTCFTEWSLETVVNTTESHINSTESQSTLLQATLQSSDCLRLFAPLLGRYYWVDFCDSNSYIDPYFMYYTNVICSHRSFLTTRYWIVYSRHGFHGQHIIIPPGICVRDLREKGLWSVGSALKCIKLNQENHNFYCHRPRITWLPNNQFPQGIPPFGPQPIQDPFGGFQPINYRGEPNENTTTEVHLA